The Pogona vitticeps strain Pit_001003342236 chromosome W, PviZW2.1, whole genome shotgun sequence DNA window ATAGTCGATCAACAGGGAACCTCAGTTCTGTCCCCACCTTCTCCTTCgatgggaggataaaagggacggTAGACGGAGGCTGAATGGGGGTTCAGCCCCCATTCAGGATGGGGGGGGTCTTCCAACTGGGTGCCCCTGAGGTCTGTGATTTGCAGGGTTCCCAACACTCGCTAGGCGTCCTTCTGGACCCAACGCTGTCAATGTTGAACCAGGTGGTGCCGGCGGTCCGATCTGCTCACTTCCCTCTCAGACGAATTGCCCAGCTGGGTCCCTCCCTGGATGCCCTGTGGCTCCCCGGATGGGTCCACACACAGAGAGTCTCTAAAGAAGCCAGAAAGGTTGACTAAAGAGCTTTCAACTCagctaagtgtaaaaaaaaagtgcaagaaaaaaaaagacccaaaggACTATTGCcctgtcagtctgacatcaattcctggaaagagTCTAGAATTGatcattaagcagacagtttgcatttacttagaaagcaatgctgtcattactagaagtcaGCACGGGTTTTtcaaaaaacaagtcatgccagactaattcaatctcctttttttttttttttcaaaatttctaTATCCTTTATTTTTAAGCAACAATCCAGCTTTATCAAGATACAACACACAATTAGAAGGATGAGATTCTCACCTCATGGTCAAGCACTAGCATGATCATGCATAGCACTGGAGTCATTTGGACTAGAATGTCCCttctgagatttgtctccacCCAAAGCTAACTTCCATGTGGTCCATTCCACCATCGCTTAAAGGGGACCGATACTCAAGGAACAGAACAGCAGGCTCATGTCACCAGTCATAACTGGCACTGGCCGCATTTTCTCATGGCTGAATCAAGAGTCTTCTTAAGACAGCATGGTTGATTACTAGCACCACAACTCTACTGTTCTGTAGTGCACAACAGGGCTTCAGACATTTGCCAGTTATTGAACAATACCTTGGATAACCAACCAGTATGTGTTGCAGAAATGGGtaagggagaaagaggaaaaagaacattTGTTACCCACCTTCTGATATGTACACCCCCAACTTTCAGTCCTCCTAAGCCAACTGAGGGGTTTCTATGTGTTTCAAGACAAAAATGCCACCTAGCACACTTAGAACCAACCAGCCTAGTTGATAAAACACACCACTATAAGAGACCTTAGAAACCATTTGGTCAGCCACAGGCTGCATAATAAGTACCACTGCTCTACATctaccactgggggggggaggaatcacacATGCTACTTCCATTAGACCCAAGGGGGACAATACAGaagttgggaaagaaaaaaaaacaccttcctttaaaataataataataaaaaagatgaaGTACATAAAGTGCTTCTTTAATGATAGCTTGAGAAGTACAGTCAGGCTCAAGTTGTGCAGTTCACAagcatggaagaaaaaaagaaagaacgacAGACATGAGTTCCAAGTAATAAGAAGGAGCAAAGGAGGATGATTTTTAACCGAGGACTAGGCTGGATTTTCCGCCAGGTGGATTTCTCCTAGATGGTGCTGGTGCTGAGGCTACTGGGCTAGGCACTGGTGCAGCCGGCAGGGGCTTTTCTTCACTCAGGCCTGAAGCAGCTTCTATTTCAACTTCTGTGTTTTCAGGAGCCTCGCCTTCCCCGCTCTTTGGATCTACACAATCACCAGAATTTGCATCAGAAGAATTTATCCTGTCTGAGCCAAGTTCTTCAGGATTTTCACTGATATCACTGGACTTGGCTGTTGATCTAGCCCAGGAGGGTGGATTCTCTTCTGGGGTCCCAAAGATACTGGATGCCATCttgctccttcttcctccttgctgttcttttggCAAATCAAATCCAAGGTTGAAATTGGAACCACCACCTGGCGGACGAAGAACCCTAGAGCTGCTACGTCCGCTGGGGTCCATCCCCTTAAATGTGGTTGTGGTTGTCATGGCGGGGAAGAGCCGGAATGAAGAAACCGCCCGAGTGACGAGGCTAGCGGAAGATGATATTCCCGCACCTCTCCCTCAGTTGCTGCCGGCGAAAACTGCAGTCTTCAATCTCCTTTTTTAATAGAGTTGCAGGGCTGGTGGATGAAGGGAATCCTGTGGATGTAGGATATCTtgagttcattttttttaaaaaaatatttattttccaaatcaaatgcaacaatacaaaatacttaccaACAATCTAAAACCCAGTGCACCCCCATGCCCACGGGACCTTTTGgagtaattcttttattactttcctttcactaattcaCATTCaagaaatctaccccaaatagcattaaaaatattcaaacttatttcccctcttttcaccttaatttcagtagtcaatttgtcatttaacgaaATGTCcctacttcattataccaatcttctactatgatatcatgtttgtctttcccGTGTCTAGCTACGTATTAATAAtttagcacttgtcataaaattataaatcaattcctttgagtaatAATCAAGCTCTAATTTATCAAAAATTAACAACTAAGCAATTTTTGAGTTAAGGTCAatctcttttccaaatatatcatatatttccttaaaaatcaattttcaaaATTTCTCAATCTATTTACACTCCcaaccacatatgataatatgtgccaatttcttcatcacatttccaacaggccttagaatattctgaattttttctgttcaatttcactggagtaatgtaccaccttaaactaattttttaaaaaatctcctttatTTTAAcgaacattaatcttaaaactctcgtcttccagattttttttccaatcttctattctgatttctgtctttaaattatgttcccaaattgataTCAATCCTTctatttcattctctttctcctcctgatccaaaattaggttatcaATTTTACTTAGTACTGCCTTCCTCAAACCATCCTTCtccatgtcttcatgtgatgatagaaattgttcatacttagtacattctctacatttgccaatAATCCTCAACCATTCTTTAGTCCATCTgcctaattggatataattgtaCCATGACAGTTTATTAGTTTCAAGTTtagctataatctgatcctttgagctcattttaatcatccagcccttcaatctggcaattttttatccttaaacaaatcaacaaatcccTTCAAGTTtactgggaaattttctattccAGTCACTAATTTTATTGGTGAAGTAAAAGGACAAAATTCTTTTGCATAGAAAAAT harbors:
- the LOC144585025 gene encoding jupiter microtubule associated homolog 1-like, with amino-acid sequence MTTTTTFKGMDPSGRSSSRVLRPPGGGSNFNLGFDLPKEQQGGRRSKMASSIFGTPEENPPSWARSTAKSSDISENPEELGSDRINSSDANSGDCVDPKSGEGEAPENTEVEIEAASGLSEEKPLPAAPVPSPVASAPAPSRRNPPGGKSSLVLG